Sequence from the Ereboglobus luteus genome:
GGATATTTCGCGGGCGGCGCGACGGCGTTGCTGAGCCGCCGCTGCCAGCGGCTCGGCGACCTGGCGGCGGGAACGCTCGTGATTTGGGAGGCCCCGGAACCGGCGCCTGATCCGGCGTTGCTGGGGAGCGAAAAATACAACACGCTGCGCGGCCACGCGCCTGTGGTGGCGCGTTTGCGGCAGGCAGTTTCACCGGGCGAGGCGCGCGTGGCGTGGCTGGCGCTGGCCCGGCGCGACAAGCTCGATGACGCGGCGCGCGTGGAGTTGTTTGCCGACCTCGCGGACCATTTCAAATCGCTGACCGACTTTCCCGAGGGCGTGACGGACGGCGTGAGCAACGAGCAGTTCGTGCGCAACGTGGTGGATGTGCTGTTCGTTGAGCGGCGTTCATCCGGGGCTGCGCGGTGAGCATGGAGCCGGGCCTGGCGGCATGGCCGAATATTTTGTGTTCGACCGCTTCAACGTGAATGCGAGCCCCGGGCGTTTTTGCGCGATCAAAACTTCAGATGCTTCACCGTTAAGCCCCGGTTGATGAGCTGGT
This genomic interval carries:
- a CDS encoding RDD family protein; the protein is MSGANGIERLDTIRVRTPEGAVFSHRLASPVMRMLALLADWMIVSAGWGIVSVAISLLALVSVDAMRAVSVIGYFVVSQGYSIFFEWRWRGLTPGKRMLRLRVIDERGLRLSLWQVVLRNLLRAIDALPLGYFAGGATALLSRRCQRLGDLAAGTLVIWEAPEPAPDPALLGSEKYNTLRGHAPVVARLRQAVSPGEARVAWLALARRDKLDDAARVELFADLADHFKSLTDFPEGVTDGVSNEQFVRNVVDVLFVERRSSGAAR